TTAGAAATTACAAAATTGAAATTGTGAACAACAGCAACTTTCAGGTGTTTGTATATGTGTTTATATGAGTACTGCAAGCTTCAGTAATATGGAAGCCCCCCAAGTTGCTGAaaagttatttatttttgctTGAGTTTAGCCTTAGCAAGTATTGTTATCTTTATTTTGTATCGATTGCAATCTTTTAGCGGTAAATAGGGAGTTCATTTGACCCAATCATAGATTTGGCTGCTTCAATTGTTGACTAGAGATCCTCATCAGGATTCTGTATTTATGTACATGTTTACTTTGTGAAGAAAGGAACACATGTTTACTTTGTTTCCTAATTTCTATCTTTAATGTGCTGGTTGAGGGAATTCCTGATTTGGTGGAATTCCTAATTTGGGTTGTATGATCGAACTACTGCCACTTTACTAAAAGCTACGGTTGCCGGTaatagtgcaactcaaatatgtTAGGTCATACACCAGTCCAAGTACCACTTTTGATCTCCTAACATGGGCAATAATTGTTTTTCTTCAATCATCTTatactctgataccaattgtaaacAATTGTAGGATTAAATACTTGTCGGttaccaaaaactatatatcGTGGTAACAGCGcaattcaatatttaaaacatacaaCAACTCAAGTGTGCCGTTTTGATTGCTCTAATTGGTGGATCAATTATTGATTTTCGCTGCTATATATTTTGTATTCGTTTCTTATGAAAAATGAGaatattaatatgttttttcATTGTTCAAACTGTATATTATTGTTTGAACCGAAGTGTTTTCCATTAAATTCTAATGACAATAAATCATGGTACAACTCATATGGTAATAaaactaattaaatttaattatttaactgTTATCTTAcaaatattatgtttttattattttttaaagtaaaaatcaaatagtttaaattatgtaaattaagTTGTTCTTATACCCCGGGACTTTAAGACTTAAGATTGATTTACAATTTCAGTTTTGGATTTGGTTCCTTATTTAACAAACCAAAACCTAACTGAAAAGCCTTCGGTTCTGGTTTTTATTTTGGAATTGAAACAGATTTAAATGACATATACAGTTCCATTTCACAGTTGTAAGGAACCGTGTTTGAGTCTAATCATGTTCATTCGTGGATTAATAGTTCCTTTAATGCGTCTAAGAATTGCCAAATCTGAACATATATGCGCAAATGAGAGCGTATGGGTAAAATGCATGATATCTGTGGGTATTATTTTGTGATCTCACAAAATGctatgatttattttttcaattaaagAAATTGTAAAGGTACCTTGAGTATTCTTTCGTTTTACTTTTAGTAGTTCTGACAGTATTTTTCTATGTTGCTCTTTTCTTCTATAGCAGGGAAAGATCACTAACCGACCTCTTGCTGGAACTGTTCGTAGAGGCAAGACTCCCAAGGAAGACTACATGTTGGAAAATCAGCTATTGCATGATGAGAAACAATGTGCTGAACACATCATGCTTGTTGACTTGGGAAGAAATGATGTTGGAAAGGTCGCATTTCTTCATTTCATTCTACTGTTTGGGCAGTATTTATGTGATTGATTACCATCATCATCATCGTTGGCTTTGCCGTCAGGCAACCATTGATCCCAAACCATTTGGGTTTTATGCATCTATATTCCATTGAGCTTTTCTTGAATATCACTAATCTCCAAGTCAGTTGATTTGTGTTCATTTACTTTCCATCATGTGAAATTTCTCTTCCTTCTCCTCTCTCTTATAGTTGTCTATGTTATGCTCCCAATCCCTCATTCGAATCCCTCATTCGAGCTGTCACCCCAGCCTAATCTCTAAAAAAATCGTTTCTTATGATATCCACCAATTTAAACAACTTTTCCTCTTTAACATTTGTATTTTGGCCACACCCATTATGTCTTTTCTCACAAAACATGCATTTGATAGCATGAAACAGAAAATTTTTCAGGCAGTAGTTTAAATAGACCATATCTTGGGTGACAATTTCCTTTTATAATATCGCAAGGTATAATCATCAATGCAAAATTGCATGCCTAACGTCTCTATGTTATGGATCGAGTTTATTGGACCAAAATAAAATGGGAGGGAAAGTAGAATATAAGAGGAGAGAGTTGTTTTGAATTAGGCATTACTTTGTTGAGTGTTTTACTAGCTTAGGCTAGGGAAGATTATAGTTCTGTAATGCTCCAAATTCGACGATTGTCCTCATTGTATCAATACAGGTCTTTCCAATGTGTTTATGTCCTTACTCAAACGCTTTGAAAAACTTTCCAAGGGTCACCCATTCCATAATTTTCTCAAGGCAAGCACACTTACCTTGAAGTTTTTAAATTACGAGCTCCCGAAAAAAGAATAGAAGATGCATTTTGTTGATATGAGCagtacctatcaaatcttttatgTCTTGTCATTTTGATGTGATCATTGATGGGGTTTCCATCTTTTAGGTATTATTGTATTAACCACCTATATTATGGATCATGTACAGCTCTATGAATTTCTGCTCCGGGTATCGCAGTATCTCTTGTACAGAGTTTATCTTTGGGTTCATTTCAGtaaaatttcatattatattcCTATTGTTCATCTTTTGCGGTTATAGATAAATCGTGGTTGCAACAATTGGTTTGACCTGCCGGATCTTTGAGTCGGGAAGAAAAGAGCAACCACACAATTTGAGTAGAGTGTGAATAGATGATGCTACCAATCTCACATATGAAGCTGGAAGAACGCCTTACAACAACTGTGAACGCTCTGTTTCAGCCTCTCTCATCCTCGAATAAACTGCTGTGTTTCAGCCTCTCTCGTCCTCGAATAAACTGCTGCATCTTCTCGATCGAATTGAGCAACTTCTATCAAGAGTGGAGCAATCACCAGACAAACTTGTGCTAACTGCTCTTTTACCGCTAATGGATGCATTGATAGCAGAAAACTTCTTGAAACATTCTGATGATGATGTGAGAGCAGGAGTAACTTCTTGCATCAGCGAGATCATAAGAATTACTCCACCAGATGCTCCTTATGATGATGAGACAATGAAGGAGGTTTTTCATTTAATAGTATCGAATTTGAGGATTTGTCCAACACTGCTAGCAGCAGATCTCATCATAATAGGATATCTATTCTCAAAACCATGGCAAAGGTTGGGTACTTTGTAATCATGTTAGATTTGAAAATGGATCAGAAAATTATTGAGATGTTCCTGCACTTCCTTAGAGCTATAAGGGTTCATCAGAAATCATCTTTAAGTCTATGGAGGCAGCGAGATGAGTCTTGTTTTTGAAGAAAGCGATGATATAAATTCAGCTTTACTCACTCTCATTACGGCTGCCGTGAAAAGATACAACGAGGAAGCTTTGCCAAATGCAAAATATTGGCTGAGAGTGTTATTCAGAATTGTAGGGAGAAGCTTAGATCATATTTAACCAAAGTATTAAAAAATTCAGATGAGGAAGAAGTTATGGAGGGATCCGCGTTGTCTTCATATTTTATCGACGATCGGACACAAGTTGGACGAATGAAAGTACTGGAGTTCGAGGAAGGGGGCACAATGGGATGGGTATCTAGGATTGATCTATACCCAACAATCAGCGCCATGGAGCTAATCGGACGGTACAATGGACGAAACATGGTGAAACCATACGAGGTTTGTGCTTCATTATTATGGCAAGGGTGGAGGATTGAAGGTGTGCATGCTGACTGGTTTTTTATTCTTTTGGAGCAAGTTGAATTGGGCTGGGCAATATGCCAAGAACGACGATGTTTCTTCCTGTGACCTGGTGTTACATATTTAGGCTATGGGGCTTGGGGTTTTGGTATGTCAGGAGTGGATAGGGTTGTACAAGGGAATTTGGGCTATGTCATTGATTGGGCCCAAACAGATTATATAGACCAACCAAATCAGTGTGTATCACACTTTGCGCCAAAACTGAAAAATCGGGCAGACGTCGGGGTGATTGTATCAGTCAGCGAAGGGTGGTCGGTGAACGGCCGACAGGCGACCACGGTTGGCGCAGTACGACAGGTTTCAAATCCTTAAAATCAGCCGAACTACAGTAATGAGGAAAAGGTATGAAAGAAAAGCAGATTGTACATCCAAATCCCTAAAGCTACTGCTGAATGTAGCACAAGAAGGTCATCGCAGGTATGGAGGGCATTAACTAGTAACAGGCTCTCTCCGAGGCGCTGCTGGGGTAGTCCATGAATTTACTGTTTTTATTACTGGTAAGCCTATGTTTAAAGCATAGTTGTTAAAGGCGCAAAGTGGTCCCGGACCAAAACCTTCGACGCCCCATGATGGATTTACTGGTTGTACTTTTCCTGTTAGTCCATAAGGATCGGACACCCTACCTCATACGGCTCATAAATTCTTTTGGTGTGGATGAGATTTCGCATCGATTTATCCCATTTTGGGGGTTAACCAAAAAAGTTCATTACATGAGTTTTAAACAATTCTATTTGAGGCGCAAGGCGAAAGACGAGGCTCGCTTTATCGAAGCAAGGCttactattaatttttaaaataatatatttatatactagtattttattacaaaacaatattattgaaataattaagctaaacaaaaatatattatttgacaaaaatatatttaattatttatcttctGCTACTATTATCTTTCATTACGGGCAGACTTTTGctttacttttatttatttttctgatctagattattaatattttatctttattatGTTGTGTAGCTAAGAAATCTGCTATTGCtgacatatttttttctttactttTAATATCCTTCTTACCATAGTAAGCGTATGGGTTTTCTCCACAAATTTGTCAAGTCAATCATTCTAGCCTAGTTTATAACTCtatctatatatttaattttcgaatctttttgatgaaataaagagtcaattaattttttttaagaaaagtaAACATAAAAGTGCGCCTAAGTGGACTTCAAAGCTTGGGCTCGCCATATACCCATGCGCAGCGGGATCGCCTGGTGATGCCTCTCATCTTAAGCGCGCCTAGGTGGGCTTCAAGGCTTGGGCTTGCCTTAGTAAACATTTGTACCCAGGCGCAGAGGGATCGCCTGGTGACGGGCGAGAGACACTCGCCTTTAACAAATAAGGTTTAAAGTGTGTTTTTTTGTGGGTTGTGATAGCTGGGGAGAGGCCTGATTATTTATTTGATGATGATGTGATATGGCTTAATTAGGGAAAATGCAGTGGTTGGGGCTACATATTATCCTTGGAAATCGAAACTTTCTTGCTTACTGACGAGGCCAAGGTTAAGTGGAGTGCAAGCGAAAAAAAAGAATGAAGAAGCCGATCCGTTATGGCAATGGATAAGAAAAAGGCTGTTCAAACAAAAGCGGGAAGAGCCTGTGGTGAAAGCATGGAGAAGGAGATAAGTTAATAATTCTAATGAAGATGGAAAGGGTTCTTTCCCTGTTATCATAATTGGCGAGATACTTGATGCTAACATGAAATGGGATAGGGGGAGAGAAGTCACCAATTCTAAGGATTCTTTCACCAATAGGGGGAGAGAAGTCACCAATTCTAAGAATCCTTAGAATTGGATTCTTTCACTATCATCGTAATTGGTAGCATGATTGACGCAAAAAAGAATTGAGATAGAGGGAGAGAAATCTATAATTCTATTGAGGATGTATTTGGAGAAGTGGGAGCATGGTGTTCGCAGATCATGGTGGAAGGCAGCACATTTCTTTGCAAAGTTTTTATCTTTCTATGGCCACAAAATTCTTTTGATGTTCTAGCCAGAAGGTTTTTCACAAACCATGCATAGAAGTTGAATATCAAGTTGACAACTAGAGATTCTCAAATTGGAGATCAACTTTCAACTCTTAGCCTTGACGACAAGGCTTAGGGATGGCAATAACCCGGCCCTGCAATAAATCCACTCCTGAGGGGCGGGTTTAGACTGTCTAAACGGGTCCCAAACGGTTNttttaattaattattaattgaataagaattgataattaatttttaactgAATCgaaatttatagattttaacttggcatattattttttgttactgaacattattaatataaattttgaaaatagttttaatgattaattaatttttaaacctttttattttgtatttaaaaaaatatataaaataataaatttggcGGTACATGGATCCAAACCGGATTGGACCCACTGGGTTCACCGGCGGGGCGGGGCGGGTATCGGGTTTGGCCAAACCCACCCCGTTGCCGTCCCAAACAAGGCTAATCTTAAAGAGGGTGGTAATGTTACAGACTGAATTGTATTGGGCCAAAGTCATAGTCTATATATGAAAGAAAATTCTAGACATGATAACTTGGGGAAGGGAAAATAGAATATAAGAAAGCGTTGTTTTGAATTAAGCACTCAATATTTATTTGTTGAGTAGTATACTAGCTTAGGCTAGAAAGATGCGAGTTCCTCTTGTACAGAGTTTATCTCTGGGTTCATTTTAGTATAATTCATATCATATTCCTATTGTTTATCTTTgctattatatataaattgtgGTTGCAACACTCACCCAATAAAGTTACTGAAAGAAATTATGTGAATTTTTAAGTCAAATATAGATATTGTTAGATGTCCCACATCAACTGGATTAAGTTATtaggagttgtatatatgaactTAAACAATTCCCCATTTGAACTAGCTTTTGGAGCGGAGTTAGGCTCAAGTctaatcttaacatggtatcagagcttagacCCATTGATATGTGTTGGACTGCTTTATAGGCCACCCAGTACTGTCTTTTAAACTTCACCCTTCAGTTGTTCATTCCTGGGTGTGAGAGAATGCTAAATGTCTCACATCGATTGGATTAAATTCTTGAgagttatatatatagacttgtaCTATCTTTCCCCTTGAGCTAACTTTTGGGGTGAAGTTAAACCAAAGTATAACTTGACACCTCTttgcattttaaataaaaagctTGTTCATTTGATCTTTTACTCATTTCCTATTTCACATAAACGTGGAGAGACTTGGATGAGGGTGAATGGTCGCAGGTTTTGCATTTCAGATGCATAGAAtcacaaaaacgaaaatagtAAAGATCGCAGCAGATTCTAGCTATACTAATTATCGTTATTTCGTTTCTTACTTGATATGGTTATGATCTCAAGTCAAACTCTTATTATTTCACTCACCATGGTGTACGATGACAAGTCAAACTCTTATTATTTCACTCATTATGGTGTACGATCACACAAATGTGCATGATATTGAGgttaaaattttggttttaaagGTGTCATGGATAGTAATCAAAATGCAATTGGTGTTCAAGAATTGctttattttctttatcataTCTATATTTATGCCTGTGTCCAAGTTTGTTTTATGGTAGTGGCAAGGCTGTTAGAACATTTACCCCATTTTGGGTTTAAGGGGATGGTTTTTGTTTTCCAATGGATACCCAGTCCTGCAGGCATGGTCTTGCCGGTTTTGTACTTGTCTAAGCTTATTTTCTAGGTAATTTGAGATGAATTGtgaaatgaattttttattaagGTGGTAGAGAGTTAAAGGTAAATTTAGGGTGATGCTAGAAAGATACTGAAGAGATCTAAGCTTGGTGAAGCAATGTCAATTGGTTCATAATTTATCAAATGCTTCTGTTCCATCTTTCaagaattaattaatcatataaaaaaatgttaactTTCTTTTCAAATCGTAACAAAAAAAAGACCTAACTCAAACTGTACTTTGAATTAAGGGCGATGGAGTATATTTCATTGCTTGTCAATTGTCATGACTCTCTGACTAGTTTTGCATGTGCAGGTGTCAAAATCTGGTTCTGTGAAGGTTGAGAAACTCATGAACATTGAACGTTATTCTCATGTTATGCACATCAGCTCGACTGTACGTATTTTTTGCTGGAGATTGCCAATATAATTCAgtatttttatggaaaaaaacaaGCATCCTGAGCATGTTTGGTTTGTATAGAAGAGGAAAAGAAACATTTGTTTCAAGTAAAATGGTGATGCTCTTGTTTGTTTGTATCAGGAAGGCTTAAGCTGATTACTGCTTCGTCCTCACACTTTTCATCAAGATTTAGTTATTATGTATTCCCGTTTATTTTAAACATGCTCTTGTTCAATATTGGTTGAAATTGATTTTGCAGGTTACTGGTGAGTTATCTCATGGTCTGACCAGCTGGGATGCTTTGCGTGCAGCATTACCTGTCGGTACAGTCAGTGGAGCCCCAAAGGTTTTTCAACTAACTTTTTTCTTGAAGTTCAGTGATTCACTTTTTCACATTCTCCTTTTCTGTTTCTGTGCTTGTAGCTTTGATCTTCCGAGTTAAATCTCAAATTTGTAATTGCCTGTCATGTTCATAGAGCAGACAGTTAACTTTGATAATCTATAAAAGCCACCTATTTTGAATCCTCAATCCCATCTATTCTGATTTATTTATCGATTAtaagaaacaaaaaattcacAGTGAGATCAAGATGTGTTAAGATTGCTAAATAATTGATGCATCAAAAAGCTTTTAGGGATTAACCTTTTGCTACATCGAATGGGTCTTGGCCCTTGTTGGACATCTGCTTTTTCACTCTTGCTTCGTTTGCTCAGTTGCCTAAATTTCTCTACGTTCTGTGATGTTTTGATAATGGTTTTCTATAGTTGGGATGatctttctttcctttttatAATGTTTTCTGGTGTGATGCTAATACTTGAATTATTGGTAGTAAGAATCTTATGCACAACCTGGCTCACGTTACACCCTGTGGACTTCCCTTTTGCCTAAACGGGGACATTACCATTATAAGGAATTTCACTCCTCATCTTAGACGATTCTATTCAGTCTCCAAACATCTTCTCGTGCTGCCTACCATAGATTTGTTGCAATCAGCTATAGAAATCAGGAATTTCCGCTTTGATTCCAGAATCCCTCGAGTTTGATCTGAAATATTCTTTGATCATTCAAtcggatttgtttgatcaaatgTGATTGGTAACTTGAGATTCGAGGTGCTCACGTGGCCGCCTCCTGCAGAGTCCCTTATTTGGAGGTGGATCTGATGCCCATATTCTATCTAGATGATGCAGGTTTTGGTCCAATTTAGGAGAAGTATATGTGTGATCGATATGTATATTGTGAAAGATGCAAGCGTTTTGTCCAGATAAGTGCCCTTATACTTGTTTTAAATTGCAGGTAAAAGCCATGGAATTGATCGATCAGCTTGAAGTTACAAGACGTGGACCGTATAGTGGTGGATTTGGTGGCATTTCTTTTACTGGAGATATGGATATCGCCTTATCTCTGAGAACTATGGTATTCCCAACCAACATCCGGCATGACACAATGTACTCGTACAAGGATGCTACACACCGAAGAGATTGGGTCGCCCATCTCCAAGCCGGGGCTGGTATAGTTGCTGACAGTGACCCCTATGACGAGCACAGAGAGTGCCACAACAAAGCTGCTGCTCTTGCTCGTGCTATTGATCTAGCGGAGTCTTCATTCATTGAAAAGTGATATGGAATGACCTGATCCGGCCTGGAtagtttattttttcttttcttcttaaaATTATACAGCTCTTGAGCTCTATTTTCCATTATCGATTTTAGCTAGTCTTGAGCCCGAAATAGTTTATTGTCATCTTTTTTACTACAAGAAAAAGACCTTTTAGtgctttttaaaaattttattgggtgTGTTTTGACTATTGAATGATTATGGAGAGAACATTAGATTATAAATCCCActcttttttttcccaaaaataaatatatctaaGGTGCAAGTgctaaaataacaaaaagaagacaaaaatttgtgtgagacgatctcatgaatcgtattttgtgggacagatatcttatttggatcatccatgaaaaagtattactcttTATGTTaggagtattattttttattgtgaatattggtaaaattgatccgtctcacagataaagatttgtgaaatTGTATCATAATAGACTTATTTCAAAAGGAAATGTCGGATGAAACTCTCTTTTCCATTGGGCCACGCAAAATTTGGATAAGGTGTTCCGAACGTAAAACTTTATATATCAGGCCATAATTTTGGTATTttgaattgtaaaaaaaaaaaaacaaaattataaaaaaaattacatcatCATAGTTTTTCAAAGTCTACCCCGAgagagaaaaataatatttgaattaaagATTTTCATTGTGATacacattaaaaaaatgaatgagaACGAAATAAATGCTAGAGTAATTAACTATATAACAAATTAAAATGAATCGTTACACGACANNNNNNNNNNNNNNNNNNNNNNNNNNNNNNNNNNNNNNNNNNNNNNNNNNNNNNNNNNNNNNNNNNNNNNNNNNNNNNNNNNNNNNNNNNNNNNNNNNNNNNNNNNNNNNNNNNNNNNNNNNNNNNNNNNNNNNNNNNNNNNNNNNNNNNNNNNNNNNNNNNNNNNNNNNNNNNNNNNNNNNNNNNNNNNNNNNNNNNNNNNNNNNNNNNNNNNNNNNNNNNNNNNNNNNNNNNNNNNNNNNNNNNNNNNNNNNNNNNNNNNNNNNNNNNNNNNNNNNNNNNNNNNNNNNNNNNNNNNNNNNNNNNNNNNNNNNNNNNNNNNNNNNNNNNNNNNNNNNNNNNNNNNNNNNNNNNNNNNNNNNNNNNNNNNNNNNNNNNNNNNNNNNNNNNNNNNNNNNNNNNNNNNNNNNNNNNNNNNtttttttttttttttttttttgggggttaTTGCTGGTAATAGTTGTGAGTTTTTAATTCGGTTTTATGATGGCATTTTAAACATTTGAGAAGGATTCTAACATCATAAACTTTGTAAATATTTCCTAAAAACTATTAAAAATCAAGAGAGGAAAGTCATTAATTTGTTACAATTGTCTGTCACCCACCATTTTAGAAAACATGCGACATTAGTGTTTTGTACTTAATGCTTGGGTTTTATTTGAATGAATTCAGGCACAAATTGGTtgtattgtttatttgattataATTATGCGAAGTTTATAGTGTAGTCATCATATCCTACCACCTTTTGATTAGAGGGATCTTAAGTTGGAAAGGATGCTCAAATGTAACACCAACAAATTTAACAGAAACTTAAACATTATTACTTGTTGGTTGTTTTGCTCAACATGTAGGTACCAGAGACGCTACCTGATCTGATTTTGAAAAAGATGAAGGCTCCTCACAAAGCCGACGATGTGCCTGAGATCAGTCCAGAACAGCTTTTGGAGGCTGATGGATTTATCTTTGGATTTCCATCCCGTTTTGGGGTAATGGCAGCGCAATTCAAAGCTTTCTTTGATGCCACTGCCGACATATGGGCTGCACAAGCACTTGCTGGGAAGCCTGCAGGAATTTTTTGGAGCACTGGTTTTCATGGAGGTGGTCAAGAACTAAGCGCGTAAGTTGTTTTATTCTTTTGGCTCAAGATTGCAGTTTTTAGAGTCTTGTTGAGAATTTTTTGTGCAGTggaagtttctgtactgtttgcTGCtccagtttatttatttaatgttgAACTAAACTCATTTGAAACTAAAAAAGGAACATAATTACCCTTTGAAAGAAGTAAGAGGGCTATGCACAACCAAGAAATTTTAGTCAGTAGGCAGCATGAAATTctgttatcttttattttttgtatatgCTAGTCGGCATTTGTTTTACTTAAATTTTGTGTCTGTGGGTTGACTAATGTTGAGTAAAATAATCGATCACTTGTATGTGCCAAGCGACTATCCATCAACTCATCATCAACAGTGGTGGTATGGAATTTTAACTGAACATCGCTAGTGCAAAGCAAGATGTTTTTCCTAATTTTATGAAATGGTGGGGGAAGGTTCCCAAATCGATCATTAAAACTGATTAAAGTTGCTGGCCTAAAAAACAGGATGGTCTCACTATTCTGTCCTGTTTAGCTTAACTTCTTTTGGCCCTTTGCATTCTCTTAAAGAATATCCACAAATGACTCTTGTCATGTGCTAATTAAGGTTCTttcacaatatatatattagcTTTTGTAGTCACCTGTTACCATAGTGGCACAGAGGACTAACAATAGCCTTTTTGAAACGTAAGTAGATGCA
This genomic interval from Primulina huaijiensis isolate GDHJ02 chromosome 14, ASM1229523v2, whole genome shotgun sequence contains the following:
- the LOC140957212 gene encoding probable NAD(P)H dehydrogenase (quinone) FQR1-like 3, giving the protein MKAPHKADDVPEISPEQLLEADGFIFGFPSRFGVMAAQFKAFFDATADIWAAQALAGKPAGIFWSTGFHGGGQELSALTAVTQLAHHGMIYVPLGYTFGSGMFEMHEVKGGSSYGSGTYAADGSRQPTELELQQAFYQGKYIAEITRKLKI